AAAGAACCTAACGGTAAAGAAACTAGGACTTACGCCACATCTTTAGCTAAAAAAGCTAATGAACTTACAAGAGCTAGTAATGCTGAAATCGAGGACATGGAAAACACATTGCTAGAAATTGACGCGCTAAAAGAGTATTCTGATAAAAAATTTGATTATTATTTTTATCAGATCGATGAAGAAGTAGGGGACAATGAAACCCCTGAATCATGGAGGTATCAAAAAGCGTCCGATGCGCTAGGAAAGGCTTATTCCAGTCTCGACGAAAAATATCAAGAAAAGGATCAAGCTCGGTACGATCGCCTAAAAAGAAAAATGCAAGAAAGGGGAATAGAAAGATAGATTTCAAAATAGATGCGATCGCTGCTTGTAGCCCATCCTTTTGATCAGACTTCAGGAAACAAATCTGCCTCACTCATCTCCAAAACAGAAGCGATCGCTCTCCTTGCCGCAGGCCAAGGCTGTCTGTGTCCCGACTCAAAACCGCTAATATAGCGACTCTCAACCCTGTGACCCGACTGAATAAGTAATATTGACAATTGAACTTGGGTTAATCCCTTTTCTGTACGTACCCGCCGTAGTGTTTCACATGGCGGGTATTCTGTTAATTTTGGTACTGCAACCATAGGTGAGTGAGTAGGTGAGTGCGTCTTTTCAAAATAACCTATTTTCATCTATTTTAAGCAGATTAAAACCTGAAATTTGCTACGATAAATGCCCTCTTTATATGAAATAGAAATATTTAAAGCAGGTACTCGCCCCGCGTCGAATGGGGAGATGACCACTATCACCCCTGCTGACTTACAGCAAGTGGTTGACACTTATAACCCTGAACACTTCCGCGCCCCATTGATAGTTAGTCAAAGCATTGGACACGACATTGGAAGTTACACGGATAAAACCGCGTCTAAATCCAAAGAACTGTGCCACGGCATCCCCAAACAATTGCGGTTGGCAGGCGATCGCCTCATGGCTGGATTTGAGAAAGTATCCAAGGATTTTGCTCAGTGGGTACGAGATAAACAAATCCACTCAGTTTCTAGTAGCTTTTACTTACCAAATTCCCCAAATAACCCCTATTCCGGCAAGTGGAGCCTAAGACACATTGCCGGACTAGGTACAACCCCACCTGCCTGTAAAGGACTAGCAGCTTTACCCGACCCGCCACCGGAATGGATGGAGGTAGGGAGCAGGGAGTGGGGAGCAGGGGTTTTTGAACCCTATGCAATCAGTTTTAACGAACAAGAAGAAGGGGTAATCGATTTTATGGGGGTGATGATAGCAAGTTCTCCTTGGATGATCGCGGCTGATTTGTTCCAGAGACAGCGCGAATACTTAATTGAGTCCGAAAGCTTGGAGGTGGCGGATCGTGTGCTTCCTGCCGATCAAATCGCCGCACTTCGCAGCATGGCAGAGATGGATTCAGATAAATCCCGCCAAATCTACGAATTGCAAATGCGAATCGCTCAGTTAGAACGAGAAGAGTTATCGGAGTACGGAGAAGGCATGAAAAAGACAAAGCCGATGGATGACGAAGAGGAAATGATGGAGGATGACGAAGAAGATATGGAGGGTGAAGAATACCTCTCAAAGAAAAAGAAAAAATCGATGGATATGAGCGAACAAGAACAAGCCTTAGCAGACAGAGAAAAAGCCTTGAGGCTTAGGGAAGAAGCTTTTGAAAGGCAACAAGTAAACAGCTTTGTAGAGGGATTGGTTAACCAAGGTAAGGTATTAGCCGCTAAAAAAGCTGACACCATTACATTGTTGCTAAACACCCCCAACACCGCCAATATTGACTTCTCTGAGGACGTTGGTAGCAAGACCCCGCGCCAAGCCTTGATGGATATGCTCAACGACCAACCATCCTGGAACTATGGAGAAGCGATCGCTCCTAACTTCACAGATCCCGTTAGTCCTCACAACCAAAGTTTCGCCCTCCCTGGCGCAAGTGCAGAATCAGTCAAGCAAGATACCGCGATCCGCGCTTGGTGCAAACAAAACGGCAAAGACCCAAGTGATGCTCATAATTACTCCGAAGCCGCGACGGCGCTAGGGTTCACCTACTAGTTCTGTTGACCAATGACTAATGACTAATGACTAATAACTATGAGTAAACAACAACTAGCAACCAGAGTCGTTACCGTCGTTCCCTCTGCTGCTATCAGTAAAGGACGCGGCATAACTCACGCTTGGGCGCAAGCAACAGACGGCACAAGTTCCGCAGGACAGGCAATCTTTGCGATCGCTGATGAAAATATCGCAGCAGGCGATCAAGGTCGCGCCATTATGGGTGAAACCGCAATGGCTGAGGCTGGCGCAGCGATTAACGGGTCAGAGCCTCGGCTCAAGACCGATGCTCAAGGACGCTTTATTCCTTGGACATCTGGCTCAATCGTTGCCGCACGTCTAGTGCCAGGACAAACCGCAGGCGCAGCCGGACAGTTTGTCGAAGTTTATATCACCTCTGTTTAAGTGCTGAGTTGAAAGTGCTGAGTGTTGAGTAGTAATACTTGTCACTTAGCACTAATCAAGTCCAAGCGCCACAGGCGTACTCAGCACTCAGCACTCAGCACTCAGTACTTTAAAAATTTATGCCCTCCCCAGTTTCAGTTTTAGAATCACGTTTAGGTATTAATCAGGTACTCACAAACCTTGCTCAAGGTTACAAGCAGCCTGATTTTGTGATGCGTCTTCTGTTCCCCTTGGCGGATGTTAGTACCTATGGTGGTCAAATCATCCAGTTTGATGAAGCAGCTTACGAAGACGTGACAGACGATCGCGCTGATGGTGCGCCTTACCCGGAAGTACAATCCGGTTACTCTGGCGTACCCTTCAAATTGGCGTTCAAGGGTCTGACTTACAAAGTCCCAGATAAACGCCGCAATGAAATGGCGAATATGAAAATCAATTGGGGCGCAATGGCTACCAACGTCCTAATGTCAAAAGCAGGGTTGCGCCACGAAATTGAATCCGCAGCGATCGCTACCACTGCCGCCAACTACGCAACCAATAACGTCGTTACCTTAAGTTCCGGGACTCAGTTAAATGAGTCTGGAGTTGACCCAGATCCAGTAATTAGAACAGGGATTACTGCTGTTGGGAATCAAATTGGGGTTGAGCCAAATGTAATGCTAATTGGTGTTTCAGCCTTTGATGCCTTAGCCACCAAATACGCTCGAAACTTCACCTCAACCAACACAACCCCAGGGCTTAGACAGCAACTAACAGAAGACACCTTGGCTCAAATCTTCGGTTTCGCTCGTTGCCGCAAAGTAAAAGCCTTGAAAAAGGTTGGTGCTACCAAGTCTCGCGTCATGGATAAAGATATCGTCTTGGCGTATACGAATCCTGCGGCCTTGAACAGCGATCGCTTACCCTACCGCCCAATGGGCAACATCGACGTAAATATGCTTGAGCCTTCCTATGGCTACACCTATGTTTACGTCAACAACCCCTTGATGTACGACCCAGGACGTAATGAAGAGAACAAATACACCTACTACCAGCTCGACTTTGACCGCAAGGTTGTCGCTACTGGTGTGCAGGAATCTGATAGCAAGATTATTTCTGGCTACTTAATTAAAAATGCGGTGGCGTGATGAAAGCAGTAGTTACCGTTGGTTCTGTTCATTTTGGCGAAAAAGTCTATCAAGTAGGCGATGAGCTTGAGGCGGGCGAAGAAGTGTTCGCTCCTTTAATTGCCGCAGGTGTAGTTGAATTGGTTGAAGAAACCCCTAAGTCCCCACCCAAAAAGCAACCCCGCAAGCCAGAAGAGGAACCTGAAACTCCATGAGCTACGCCACGGTTGAGGAATTTACATCGGTGATTGGCAATCAAGAAACAGTCGAATTGACCAACCTTGATAATCCCAGCGCCACGACCGTGAACAGCGATCGCCTCCAACAGGTTCTAGAGGATGCCAGTGGCGAAATTGATGGTTATTTGGCAACCCGTTACGCCACACCTCTAGAATTTATCCCCTCAACTATCCGCACCTACTGTGTTGACATTGCTTGGTACAGACTTGCTCAAAACAATGCCCCTGAGCAGTTTGCGACACGGTACAACAACGCGATCGCGCGTCTCAAGGATATCGAAAAGGGCATCATGGTACTGCTTGATCCAACAGGATTTCCGCTACCAAAGCGCCTTGAAACCAATCCTTTAGTAGACGATCGCGGTAACTTGCTTGATGATTGGTCGGTGGCTTATGTGCCGGGTGGTGAGGCAAACCTAACAAGAGAATTGTTAAACGTTCAAGATATTTACAGGTACTAAATCAGCGAACAGTGGACAGTTACCAGTAATCAATAAAAACCGATAACTGATAACTGATAACTGATAACTGATAACTGATAACTGATGCTCAAGGAAATCAAGCAAGCTATTATCGCCCAACTGCAACCCCTCTCTGATAGAGCGCGAATCTTTGCTGACGATACAGAAGGGGAAGCTGGTTCAAATTCTCAAGTCCGTCACGACTACATTATTCGCGTATCTTATGCAGGTGGCACGTTCACCCCACCCACCACTACAACAAGGGTTGCATTCCAGCAGGG
The sequence above is drawn from the Aulosira sp. FACHB-615 genome and encodes:
- a CDS encoding gp436 family protein, with the translated sequence MSYATVEEFTSVIGNQETVELTNLDNPSATTVNSDRLQQVLEDASGEIDGYLATRYATPLEFIPSTIRTYCVDIAWYRLAQNNAPEQFATRYNNAIARLKDIEKGIMVLLDPTGFPLPKRLETNPLVDDRGNLLDDWSVAYVPGGEANLTRELLNVQDIYRY
- a CDS encoding helix-turn-helix domain-containing protein, with protein sequence MVAVPKLTEYPPCETLRRVRTEKGLTQVQLSILLIQSGHRVESRYISGFESGHRQPWPAARRAIASVLEMSEADLFPEV